AAATGCACGGCGGCCATACGTCAAATGGCGTATGGAACTACACCTGATTTACATGACGAATACATAAAAATTGGTGAGAAAACAGCTGCTTTATGTTTAGATAATTTTTGTAAATGCGTGTTTCATTTGTTTGCTAGACAGTACTTGAGAAAACCAACAGCCGAAGATATTGCTCGGCTGTATAATTTTCATGCCCAAAAACATGGTTTACCGGGTATGCTTGgtagtattgattgtatgcattgggagtgGAAGAATTGTCCAATTGCGTGGCAAGGTCAATATACTAGAGGAGATAAAAAAGGCCCGTCCATTATGCTTGAAGCAGTCGCCTCGCAAGATTTGTGGATATGGCATGCATTCTTTGGTATGGCGGGTGCGAACAACGACATTAACGTTTTAAATTATTCACCATTGTTCAACACCATTAAAAATGGAACTGCTCCACCTTCACCATTCGATGTTAACGGCCATCACTACGAAAGAGCTTATTACCTAGGTGATGGTATATACCCCGATTGGGCAATGTTGGTCAAAGCTCCCCATTCTCCAACTGACGAACCGCGGAAAAAATTTAAAAGGTTTCAAGAAAGTGCGAGAAAAGATATTGAGCGTGCATTTGGAGTATTACAGGGTAGATTTCAAATGTTAAAAACTCCGGCGAGATTTTTGGACTTCAACAAAATAAGAAGACATATGTATGCGTGTATCGTATTACATAACATGATTCAAGAAAATAACGGGTTTGTTATTGGGAAGAAAGAAGAAAGAATGATACAACGGAACCCACCACGTCGGTTACTCAGGGATTTGAGGGATCGAGATGCAATGGTTAAGGAAATAAGAGATAGGCAAGTTCACAAACAGTTAGAGGCAGATTTAACCGAGCACGTTTGGAACTTATCACCTTACTTTCGTACCGCTAATATTATTGAGTAATTTGTTATGTATTTCTAGTTTCGTTTAAGATTTTTAAATTACGT
This window of the Rutidosis leptorrhynchoides isolate AG116_Rl617_1_P2 chromosome 7, CSIRO_AGI_Rlap_v1, whole genome shotgun sequence genome carries:
- the LOC139860186 gene encoding protein ALP1-like, which codes for MDKTFKMLEFIIDDDSDDEKIYNFISSLADEDVEGEASSSRVPRPRTYIPRDREDAAVRLYNDYFSETPNYTEKNFRRRYRMSRELFLRIIEGISNFNSSDIPDYFMFFRERPDATGRQSLTILQKCTAAIRQMAYGTTPDLHDEYIKIGEKTAALCLDNFCKCVFHLFARQYLRKPTAEDIARLYNFHAQKHGLPGMLGSIDCMHWEWKNCPIAWQGQYTRGDKKGPSIMLEAVASQDLWIWHAFFGMAGANNDINVLNYSPLFNTIKNGTAPPSPFDVNGHHYERAYYLGDGIYPDWAMLVKAPHSPTDEPRKKFKRFQESARKDIERAFGVLQGRFQMLKTPARFLDFNKIRRHMYACIVLHNMIQENNGFVIGKKEERMIQRNPPRRLLRDLRDRDAMVKEIRDRQVHKQLEADLTEHVWNLSPYFRTANIIE